One genomic region from Deltaproteobacteria bacterium encodes:
- a CDS encoding serine acetyltransferase, with protein sequence MQVCKAGFETRTHFREQLPGLVENIVESCYDKECFEHIDAELIPSREPVIEILSRLREIFFPGYFNKEKTDRANLRYQIGRSVDVLFEILSQQVTRSLRHECLRYDQPCVECVKMGYEATVRFLESIPKMRNVLATDVRAAYEGDPAAKSYDEIVFSYPGIFAITVYRVAHQLFEQQIPLLPRMMTEYAHSITGIDIHSGARIGESFFIDHGTGVVIGETTAIGKNVRIYQGVTLGALSLPRDAGERLRGKRRHPTIEDDVIIYAGATILGEKAVIGARSVIGGNVWITEPVPPDTKVVMEAPRLIYK encoded by the coding sequence ATGCAAGTATGCAAAGCCGGGTTCGAAACGCGCACCCACTTCCGTGAGCAACTTCCCGGACTTGTCGAAAATATTGTGGAGAGCTGTTATGACAAGGAATGTTTCGAGCACATCGATGCTGAATTGATCCCTTCTCGGGAGCCAGTTATTGAAATACTTAGCCGCCTCCGAGAGATCTTTTTCCCTGGGTACTTCAACAAGGAAAAAACAGATCGGGCTAATCTGAGGTACCAAATAGGCCGGTCCGTTGATGTCCTGTTTGAAATCCTCTCACAACAGGTTACCCGCAGTTTGCGACATGAGTGCCTTCGCTACGATCAACCTTGTGTTGAATGCGTCAAAATGGGCTATGAAGCGACTGTCAGATTCCTGGAGTCGATCCCCAAAATGCGTAACGTGTTAGCCACGGATGTGCGTGCAGCCTACGAGGGAGATCCAGCAGCCAAGAGTTACGACGAGATTGTTTTCAGCTATCCAGGAATTTTTGCCATAACGGTCTACCGGGTGGCCCACCAATTGTTTGAGCAGCAGATCCCCCTCCTTCCGAGGATGATGACCGAATATGCCCACAGCATTACAGGCATCGATATTCATTCGGGAGCCCGGATCGGCGAAAGTTTTTTCATTGATCACGGAACCGGGGTCGTCATAGGGGAGACCACGGCGATTGGCAAAAATGTAAGGATCTATCAAGGTGTGACTCTGGGAGCCTTGTCGCTCCCAAGGGATGCTGGAGAACGCCTGAGGGGAAAGCGGCGCCACCCCACTATCGAAGATGATGTAATCATTTACGCGGGAGCCACGATCTTGGGGGAAAAGGCCGTTATTGGAGCACGCTCTGTTATAGGTGGAAACGTCTGGATTACCGAGCCGGTGCCACCAGATACGAAGGTAGTCATGGAGGCTCCGCGGTTAATCTACAAGTAG